In Cyclopterus lumpus isolate fCycLum1 chromosome 9, fCycLum1.pri, whole genome shotgun sequence, a single genomic region encodes these proteins:
- the cabin1 gene encoding calcineurin-binding protein cabin-1 isoform X5, which produces MIRIAALNAASTAADESQDPLRSSKSRTKEAQEAEAFALYHKALDLQKHDKFVESAEAYHELLKTPLLKEAMPSDDQKVGLKHPGLMLKYSTFKNLATMAALRDDLETAMEFYLEAVMLDSTDVNMWYKIGQVAVRLVRIPLARHAFEEGLHCNPDHWPCLDNLITILYTLSDYTCCLYFIAKALERDHCYTKGLVLKEKIFKEQPCLKRDTMQMFMKCDMSIHYVEVELEESKSIVEEAQELRKRRQALSHSEPKPDLVLVQPIRCLSWKHVGESLLAMYRHQTTCEPPRPSLGRRIDLSEYRDPNFLQNLPQPSSPVSVGQITVLSSSPSSSLPPMALPEPAVPPLPSIQPQITPAQTTVEVTTSAPPIVTAIDVSLTDKVKKAPKRKRVEDSGDTAKRRSARVRNTKCKKEEKIDFQELLFKYLPSRLKKFDPDNDDESLSNLDTQCDRKEDMQPLHGSCLPADSVEYMESEQHDVHNFLLNNMTNGGLLDVMMRYLKAVGQKFMVEWPRGLTAVALEVHQTWRKHSSGLPNPLLRDCSNQHIREMLAMSLACMELQLEQWTHNKGKTVSPRRSSSSICPSSDEADSLPGQHFQSDLLLLALGSSQRDLFENDWLDVMVRCYWLKARFLALQGDMELALESYDVCVGLLQSKPKTTEGKHYTISLPNLCVDAAISVEEIDKRLKSLERCQSLEEIQRLFESADFDSVVRLLQPTLNYGNRSKPLEFVSSAPERPAQLMLLQNALLKLQDYQQCFECSELALNEALQQLNSAPNNSPPSKEEWVSTIGKLLDSTEICFIKDTELLSNVPHFSCMARLANNLIQLIDLSMNNSDEPKEPYFFSVLPWIILYRIIKHEEAAFNCMLRQHISVGDDEDGSDTPMLPSSLMLLNTAHEYLGRRSFCCNSNGALLKFYVQVLKKEVAASSINDSHPYKEELEMALEQCFFCLYAYPSKKSKARYLEDHSSPQVELLWCDALFMFQYFKPKSLPEFDSYKTSTVSAELANLLRRFAGIAPTSDSPILTMDEVAAYIEGMTEKAPCLPEGSAPAPLIINEIYYLLADYHFKNKEQSKAIKFYMHDICVCPNRFDSWAGMALARASRIQEKLNSNELKSDGPIWKHSQAVLNCFKRALVIDSSNLSLWIEYGTISYALHTFASRQLKQWRNELPPEVVKQMEERRDSMLETAFQCFQGASRCEGDSDEEEWLIHYMLGKIAEKRKHPPVEYLQLYKKAAHYLHEEAARYPRKIHYHNPPDLAMEALELHFRLSTTTLKLLEGDVPDREHELFFNLLVEAATGPFARGEEKSMPSMPRSLEKEKPPSMTDEDFNCSSVCIGNVLSSSHMSAATPERSQDSEVVLLSDSNSTQDAFTDPTSSQDSSHKPASGKASSSSSERTTPVKDGQFASEDTVSHGEHSGIQTEEKVIQEVVEAVVVTLSEASEPKVSVEPCSHPLAVTATPPKPPTSQQTVPQTPASEGKRKPEPPVEVIEVPKALPTDLGDQRRMLVEMCVRALFLCLGRFPQHYKSLYRLAFFYTNSKTHQNLQWARDVLLGSSVPWQQLKHMPAQGLFCERNKTNLFNGIWRIPVDEIDRPGSFASHMNRSIVLLLEVLSQLKDHDTLVKVSFMLQRTPDQGKKYLRDVDRQVLAKRAFFLTVKVLEDNLNSLKRVSEQLHKAPVPSMGEMTTTDASNRPSSEDGKHAPPKKPGITEGACATDTGPKEESQAQLTPPPLAVDKGSKVQEIYPGKVETAGSEGHKAGPEEPMELATGPWRRPSITTDSQGNQMEAETSLSVMEPQQKVTDSSRTPELSLEELSISSRQQQLQASTTKVTVAASGTDPGLLRRPNRKRKLLDDVESGKTLLLDAYRVWQQGQKVMTYDLARIEKIMSETYMLMKQVDEDVALDQAVKFCQIQLATSAQRQSVGDAPTTPKYTKDIFFPASLSTPVLLSHTTCHPLSTPEGLAKVVYEPLSKLPRPQASGFHDQPQHRRAASHPAAAMAFLPHTDDREEPSEGLAYRQQESHLCQQMKLATVSQGQESAASWFQEETATCSTAQPCPDQQQYASDDQSKLPDPSRIRSRVPHNMPKLFIPSSVTKFPPEITVTPPTPTLLSPKGSISEETKQRLKNVILSSQSAATVKKDSLSQPALEVQETSSQESSLESESDEEDDYMDM; this is translated from the exons ATG ATTCGCATAGCAGCACTAAATGCTGCTTCGACAGCTGCAGATGAGTCTCAAGACCCCTTGAGAAGTAGCAAGAGTCGGACAAAAGAGGCTCAG GAAGCTGAGGCGTTTGCTTTATATCACAAAGCTTTAGATCTGCAAAAACATGACAAGTTTGTGGAATCTGCTGAGGCCTATCATGAGCTTCTCAAAACGCCACTGCTCAAAGAG GCCATGCCCTCTGATGATCAGAAAGTGGGTCTCAAGCATCCTGGACTGATGTTGAAATATTCTACCTTTAAAAACTTGGCTACTATGGCTGCATTGCGGGATGATCTGGAGACTGCTATGGAGTTTTATTTGGAG GCAGTTATGTTGGATTCCACTGACGTGAACATGTGGTACAAAATTGGTCAGGTGGCTGTGCGACTGGTGCGCATTCCTCTGGCTCGACATGCCTTTGAGGAGGGATTGCACTGTAACCCGGACCACTGGCCCTGCCTGGACAATCTCATCACTATTCTCTACACACTCAGTGACTACACCT GCTGTTTGTACTTCATCGCGAAAGCGTTAGAGAGGGACCATTGTTACACTAAAGGCCTGGTGTTAAAGGAGAAAATATTTAAAGAGCAGCCCTGTCTGAAGAGGGACACAATGCAGATGTTCATGAAATG TGATATGTCTATTCACTATGTGGAAGTGGAGTTGGAAGAAAGCAAATCCATTGTGGAGGAGGCACAAGAGTTACGGAAGCGCAGACaggctctctctcactctgaaCCAAAACCAGACCTTGTCCTGGTTCAGCCCATCCGCTGCCTGTC aTGGAAGCACGTGGGGGAGAGCCTTCTTGCAATGTACAGACATCAGACCACATGTGAGCCACCTCGCCCAAGTCTTGGCCGCAGAATTGATTTGTCCGAGTACCGGGACCCAAACTTTCTCCAGAACCTCCCCCAACCCAGCAGCCCTGTCAGTGTGGGCCAGATCACCGTGCTGAGCAGCAGCCCTAGCTCATCTCTGCCGCCAATGGCCCTCCCTGAGCCAGCAGTGCCGCCCCTACCCAGCATTCAACCTCAAATTACCCCAGCTCAGACCACTGTGGAGGTCACCACTTCCGCTCCCCCAATTG TGACGGCAATAGACGTTTCACTGACGGATAAAGTGAAGAAAGCTCCGAAAAGGAAGCGAGTAGAAGATAGTGGGGACACGGCCAAGCGGCGCTCGGCACGTGTTCGAAACACAAAATgcaagaaggaagagaagattGATTTTCAGGAGCTGCTTTTTAAATACCTGCCTTCCAG GCTAAAGAAGTTTGATCCTGATAATGATGACGAGAGTCTGAGTAATCTAGACACTCAGTGCGATAGGAAGGAGGACATGCAGCCTCTACATGGGAGTTGCCTGCCTGCTGACTCGGTGGAATACATGGAATCTG AACAACATGATGTCCACAACTTCCTGCTCAATAATATGACCAATGGTGGTTTACTGGATGTGATGATGCGCTACCTGAAAGCAGTGGGTCAGAAGTTCATGGTGGAGTGGCCTCGGGGGCTGACTGCTGTGGCACTGGAGGTCCATCAAACCTGGAGGAAGCACAGCAGTGGTCTTCCTAACCCTCTGCTTCGGGACTGCAGCAACCAACACATCCGG GAAATGTTGGCAATGTCCTTGGCGTGTATGGAGTTGCAGTTGGAGCAATGGACACACAACAAAGGGAAGACTG TGTCTccaagaagaagcagcagcagcatttgtCCCAGCAGTGATGAAGCTGACTCCTTACCTGGGCAGCACTTCCAGAGTGATTTGTTACTTCTGGCCTTAGGTTCATCCCAAAGAGACCTGTTTGAGAATGACTGGCTGGATGTTATGGTGCGCTGCTACTGGCTCAAGGCACGATTCTTGGCTCTGCAG GGAGACATGGAGTTGGCCCTGGAGAGCTATGATGTCTGTGTTGGTTTGTTGCAAAGCAAACCAAAGACCACTGAAGGGAAACATTACACCATCAGCCTGCCAAACCTTTGTGTAGATGCAGCAATCTCTGTAGAGGAG ATTGACAAGAGGCTGAAGTCTCTGGAGCGTTGCCAGTCTTTGGAGGAGATCCAGCGTCTCTTCGAGTCAGCTGACTTCGACTCTGTTGTGCGCCTGCTGCAGCCCACTCTTAATTATGGCAACCGGAGTAAACCTCTAGAGTTTGTGAGCTCGGCACCAGAGCGGCCTGCTCAGCTGATGCTACTGCAG AATGCACTGTTGAAGCTGCAGGATTACCAGCAATGTTTTGAGTGCAGCGAGTTGGCTCTGAATGAAGCCCTGCAGCAGCTCAACTCTGCTCCAAACAACTCTCCCCCCAGTAAAGAGGAGTGGGTCAGTACTATTGGAAAGTTGCTGGATAGCACTGAGATCTGCTTCATCAAGGACACAGAGCTCCTAAGCAATGTCCCCCACTTCTCTTGTATGGCTCGACTAGCAAACAATCTAATTCAG cTGATCGATCTGAGCATGAACAATTCCGACGAACCAAAGGAACCTTATTTCTTCTCTGTTCTGCCTTGGATCATCTTGTATCGCATCATCAAACACGAGGAGGCTGCTTTTAACTGTATGCTACGACAGCATATATCTGTAGGGGATGATGAAG ATGGCTCGGATACTCCCATGCTGCCCTCCTCCCTGATGCTTCTGAACACAGCCCATGAGTATCTTGGCCGTCGCTCCTTCTGCTGCAACTCGAACGGTGCACTCCTCAAGTTCTAT GTTCAAGTTTTGAAAAAAGAGGTAGCAGCCTCTTCCATCAATGACTCTCATCCCTACAAAGAGGAGTTGGAGATGGCCTTGGAACAGTGCTTTTTCTGCCTCTATGCCTACCCCAGTAAGAAGAGCAAGGCCCGCTACCTTGAGGACCACTCATCTCCACAG GTTGAGTTACTGTGGTGTGATGCCCTCTTCATGTTCCAGTATTTCAAACCAAAGTCACTGCCTGAGTTTGACAGCTATAAGACCAGCACAGTGTCTGCAGAATTGGCCAATCTGCTGAGGAGGTTTGCTGGCATCGCCCCCACAAGTGACTCCCCCATTCTCACCATGGATGAAGTGGCAGCCTACATAGAGGGCATGACAGAAAAG GCCCCGTGTCTTCCTGAGGGTAGTGCTCCTGCACCTCTGATTATCAATGAGATCTACTACCTGCTGGCTGATTACCATTTCAAGAACAAGGAGCAGTCCAAAGCCATCAAGTTCTATATGCATGACATATGCGTGTGTCCCAACAG GTTTGACTCCTGGGCAGGTATGGCTTTAGCCAGGGCCAGTCGTATTCAGGAAAAGCTCAACTCCAATGAACTGAAAAGTGACGGTCCGATATGGAAACACTCCCAGGCAGTGCTTAACTGCTTTAAGAGGGCCCTGGTAATAGACAGCTCCAACCTGTCTCTGTGGATCGAGTACGGCACCATTTCATATGCGCTGCACACATTTGCTTCAAGGCAGCTCAAGCAGTGGCGCAACGAGCTCCCCCCAGAGGTGGTTAAACAG ATGGAAGAAAGGAGAGACTCTATGTTGGAGACAGCGTTTCAGTGTTTCCAGGGAGCTTCCCGTTGTGAGGGTGACAGTGATGAAGAAGAGTGGCTCATTCACTACATGCTCGGGAAGATAGCAGAGAAACGCAAACATCCTCCTGTGGAATATCTGCAGCTttacaaaaag gCAGCCCACTATCTGCATGAAGAAGCTGCTCGGTACCCCCGAAAAATCCATTATCATAATCCTCCTGACCTGGCCATGGAGGCCCTTGAG TTGCATTTCCGTCTCAGCACCACCACTCTAAAACTATTAGAGGGGGATGTGCCTGATCGGGAACACGAGCTCTTTTTCAATTTGCTGGTCGAAGCCGCTACTGGGCCATTTGCCAGGGGGGAGGAAAAGAGCATGCCAAGCATGCCTAGGTCCCTTGAAAA GGAGAAACCCCCCTCCATGACGGATGAAGACTTTAATTGCTCGTCTGTTTGCATAGGAAACgtccttagctcctcccacatGTCAGCTGCCACCCCAG AGCGCAGTCAGGACAGTGAGGTGGTGTTGCTCTCTGACTCTAACTCCACCCAGGATGCCTTCACAGATCCCACCAGCTCACAAGACAGCAGCCACAAACCTGCTTCTGGGAAAGCCAGTTCATCCTCATCGGAAAGGACGACCCCTGTGAAGGACGGACAGTTTGCATCTGAGGACACAG TGTCACATGGAGAACATTCTGGCATTCAGACGGAAGAAAAAGTTATCCAGGAAGTAGTAGAAGCTGTGGTGGTGACACTCTCTGAAGCTTCAGAGCCCAAGGTATCTGTGGAACCTTGCTCTCATCCTCTGGCTGTCACAGCCACCCCTCCAAAGCCACCCACCTCTCAACAGACTGTTCCTCAAACCCCAGCCAGTGAGGGAAAAAGGAAGCCAGAGCCCCCAGTTGAGGTGATCGAGGTGCCCAAGGCCTTGCCCACAGATCTCGGCGACCAGAGACGAATGCTGGTGGAAATGTGTGTCCGcgctctcttcctctgccttgGCCGCTTCCCTCAGCACTACAAGAGTCTCTATCGCCTGGCCTTCTTCTACACCAACAGCAAGACCCATCAG AATCTACAGTGGGCCCGAGATGTGTTGCTAGGAAGCAGTGTCCCATGGCAACAGCTGAAGCACATGCCAGCACAAGGACTTTTCTGTGAAAGAAACAAGACAAACCTGTTCAAT GGCATCTGGCGTATTCCAGTGGATGAGATTGACCGCCCAGGAAGTTTTGCTTCTCATATGAACCGATCCATTGTCCTCTTGCTGGAGGTGTTGTCTCAGCTCAAGGATCACGATACTCTGGTGAAAGTCTCTTTTATGCTGCAGAGAACCCCTGACCAGGGAAA GAAGTATTTACGGGATGTTGATCGCCAGGTTTTGGCCAAGCGAGCATTCTTCCTAACTGTAAAAGTCCTGGAGGACAATCTGAACAGTCTCAAAAGG GtgtctgagcagcttcacaaaGCGCCTGTGCCCTCAATGGGGGAGATGACCACAACGGACGCATCCAACAGGCCCAGTTCGGAGGACGGCAAACATGCTCCACCTAAGAAGCCTGGGATCACAGAGGGAGCCTGTGCCACTGATACAGGGCCCAAGGAAGAATCCCAGGCACAACTCACTCCACCACCGCTAGCCGTAGATAAAGGGAGTAAAGTTCAGGAAATCTACCCTGGGAAGGTAGAGACTGCTGGGAGTGAGGGACACAAAGCAGGGCCAGAGGAGCCCATGGAGCTGGCCACTGGCCCCTGGAGGAGGCCCTCTATTACCACAGATTCTCAGGGCAACCAAATGGAGGCTGAGACCTCCCTGAGTGTCATGGAGCCCCAGCAGAAAGTGACTGACAGCAGCCGGACCCCAGAGTTGTCTCTAGAGGAGTTAAGCATCAGTtccaggcagcagcagctccaagCCTCGACAACCAAGGTCACTGTGGCAGCCAGCGGGACTGATCCGGGGCTGCTCCGACGGCCAAACAGGAAAAGAAAGCTTCTTGACGATGTGGAGTCCGGAAAAACTTTGCTGCTTGATGCCTACAGAGTGTGGCAGCAAGGCCAGAAAGTCATGACCTACGACCTGGCCCGCATTGAAAAGATCATGTCAGAGACTTATATGCTCATGAAACAG GTTGATGAGGATGTAGCTCTGGACCAAGCTGTGAAGTTCTGCCAGATACAGTTGGCCACTTCTGCCCAAAGACAG TCTGTAGGCGATGCCCCGACCACACCTAAGTACACCAAGGACATCTTCTTCCCCGCCTCCCTGTCGACACCTGTCCTGCTCAGCCACACCACCTGCCACCCGCTGTCCACCCCGGAGGGTCTAGCCAAAGTGGTATATGAGCCCTTGAGCAAGTTGCCCAGACCTCAAGCCTCGGGCTTCCACGACCAGCCACAGCACAGGAGAGCCGCTAGCCACCCTGCAGCAGCCATGGCGTTCCTACCACACACAG ATGACCGGGAGGAGCCCTCAGAGGGACTTGCGTACCGACAGCAGGAGTCGCACCTTTGTCAGCAGATGAAACTCGCCACTGTATCCCAAGGCCAAGAGTCGGCAGCATCCTGGTTCCAGGAGGAAACCGCCACATGTAGCACCGCACAACCTTGCCCAG acCAGCAGCAGTATGCCAGCGATGATCAGTCTAAACTTCCAGACCCCAGCCGAATCCGCTCCCGCGTCCCCCACAACATGCCAAAGCTCTTCATCCCTTCCTCCGTCACAAAGTTCCCACCAGAAATCACAGTAACACCTCCGACTCCCACACTTCTGTCCCCTAAAGGCAGCATCTCAGAGGAAACCAAACAAAGACTTAAG AACGTCATCTTGTCGTCTCAGTCTGCGGCCACAGTCAAAAAGGACTCCCTGAGCCAGCCGGCTCTGGAGGTGCAGGAGACGTCGAGCCAGGAGTCGTCTCTTGAAAGCGAGTCGGACGAAGAGGACGATTACATGGACATGTGA